One part of the Pecten maximus chromosome 1, xPecMax1.1, whole genome shotgun sequence genome encodes these proteins:
- the LOC117337870 gene encoding testis-specific serine/threonine-protein kinase 3-like, whose product MDDKYKILERIDEGSFGDIFTLQTLTGGRVFVLKQISYKGNLLKNEYIIGEIECLRNLKHDHIIKFEEVYVNSDSVNLILEYAENGNLENYLRERFPMKGIFLRRFSVQILKAIEFCHSCGIAHRDLTPSNVLITADHVIKLADFGLAVCVVTCKGEVVLCDDYIGNVPYLAPEVLQEVPYNALMADLWSTGILLYYLLFGKVLFQGTSEDVLHNSKKVPKLLCSIDTGSFSRTEKNIFGHIQNLLKYLPKERTPITRLLGTVSDHSDIKMASHQSRGHVCGMIQNMSDHSETKLVTKPSRDLVCGMVSCDDTLRQV is encoded by the coding sequence ATGGATGACAAGTATAAAATTTTGGAAAGGATAGACGAAGGAAGTTTTGGTGATATTTTTACACTACAGACATTAACTGGAGGGCGTGTGTTCGTGCTAAAACAAATATCTTACAAAGGAAATCTTCTGAAAAACGAATATATCATTGGCGAAATCGAGTGTCTGAGAAACCTAAAGCATGATCATATCATCAAGTTTGAAGAAGTATATGTCAATTCTGACTCAGTGAATTTGATACTGGAATATGCTGAAAATGGAAATTTGGAAAATTATTTACGAGAACGTTTCCCAATGAAAGGAATATTTCTAAGGCGATTCAGTGTTCAGATTTTAAAAGCGATCGAGTTTTGTCATTCGTGTGGTATCGCTCATAGAGATTTGACCCCCAGCAACGTTTTAATAACTGCGGACCACGTCATCAAATTGGCGGACTTCGGTCTCGCGGTTTGTGTGGTGACATGCAAAGGTGAAGTGGTTTTGTGTGATGATTACATTGGAAACGTTCCGTATCTTGCCCCGGAAGTTCTACAGGAAGTTCCGTACAATGCTTTAATGGCGGATTTGTGGAGCACAGGGATTTTATTATACTATCTCCTGTTTGGAAAAGTGTTATTTCAAGGAACTTCTGAGGATGTACTTCATAATTCCAAGAAGGTACCCAAATTACTTTGTAGTATAGACACCGGATCTTTTTCTAGAACAGAGAAAAATATATTCGGACATATTCAAaatcttttgaaatatttaccCAAAGAAAGAACTCCGATTACGAGACTTCTGGGAACTGTGTCAGATCATTCCGATATAAAAATGGCCTCCCATCAGTCACGTGGTCATGTTTGTGGAATGATACAAAATATGTCGGACCATTCCGAAACCAAACTGGTCACCAAACCGTCACGTGACCTCGTATGTGGAATGGTTTCATGTGATGACACTCTTAGACAGGTATAA
- the LOC117337885 gene encoding uncharacterized protein LOC117337885 isoform X2, producing MSPVVLLLAVIAGSISASTIREYTGGNDVSDIFDHQDNVLDEIEEMPTLPAEFDSEWDNTTNGDMPDMKCMAYFMCMMQNESPEPSGSFKNGFDVTPKFLKKHCRYMKKSLACYYDGEYADCPDVVNFVESLTARYQYMCFQPGKSVVQSMLPCFNKYDVQMSLLTVIQWNDIFDGNYHELAKPEAFGYRLHDVLGNGEILLRDWSRGRTPLFG from the exons ATGTCCCCCGTCGTCCTGTTACTGGCTGTCATAGCAGGAAGCATTTCAG CTTCTACAATCCGTGAATATACCGGCGGAAATGACGTCAGCGATATATTTGATCACCAAGACAACGTTCTAGACGAGATTGAAGAAATGCCCACATTACCGGCCGAATTCGACAGCGAGTGGGATAATACTACAAACGGGGATATGCCCGACATGAAGTGCATGGCGTATTTTATGTGTATGATGCAGAATGAGTCCCCAGAACCTTCAGGGTCCTTTAAAAATGGCTTCGATGTCACGCCCAAGTTTCTAAAGAAGCATTGCAG GTACATGAAGAAGTCCTTAGCGTGCTACTACGATGGAGAATATGCAGACTGTCCTGATGTTGTGAATTTTGTGGAATCGCTCACCGCCAGATACCAATACATGTGTTTCCAGCCGGGGAAATCAG TTGTACAATCCATGCTTCCATGTTTTAACAAGTATGATGTCCAGATGTCATTGTTGACGGTCATCCAATGGAATGACATATTCGATGGAAACTACCATGAATTGGCCAAACCCGAAGCCTTCGGATACCGACTCCATGATGTGCTG GGCAATGGAGAAATTTTACTACGAGACTGGAGCAGAGGTCGAACGCCACTGTTCGGTTGA
- the LOC117337885 gene encoding uncharacterized protein LOC117337885 isoform X1, which translates to MSPVVLLLAVLTGSISASTIREYTGGNDVSDIFDHQDNVLDEIEEMPTLPAEFDSEWDNTTNGDMPDMKCMAYFMCMMQNESPEPSGSFKNGFDVTPKFLKKHCRYMKKSLACYYDGEYADCPDVVNFVESLTARYQYMCFQPGKSVVQSMLPCFNKYDVQMSLLTVIQWNDIFDGNYHELAKPEAFGYRLHDVLGNGEILLRDWSRGRTPLFG; encoded by the exons ATGTCTCCCGTCGTCCTGTTACTGGCTGTCCTGACAGGAAGCATTTCAG CTTCTACAATCCGTGAATATACCGGCGGAAATGACGTCAGCGATATATTTGATCACCAAGACAACGTTCTAGACGAGATTGAAGAAATGCCCACATTACCGGCCGAATTCGACAGCGAGTGGGATAATACTACAAACGGGGATATGCCCGACATGAAGTGCATGGCGTATTTTATGTGTATGATGCAGAATGAGTCCCCAGAACCTTCAGGGTCCTTTAAAAATGGCTTCGATGTCACGCCCAAGTTTCTAAAGAAGCATTGCAG GTACATGAAGAAGTCCTTAGCGTGCTACTACGATGGAGAATATGCAGACTGTCCTGATGTTGTGAATTTTGTGGAATCGCTCACCGCCAGATACCAATACATGTGTTTCCAGCCGGGGAAATCAG TTGTACAATCCATGCTTCCATGTTTTAACAAGTATGATGTCCAGATGTCATTGTTGACGGTCATCCAATGGAATGACATATTCGATGGAAACTACCATGAATTGGCCAAACCCGAAGCCTTCGGATACCGACTCCATGATGTGCTG GGCAATGGAGAAATTTTACTACGAGACTGGAGCAGAGGTCGAACGCCACTGTTCGGTTGA
- the LOC117318066 gene encoding uncharacterized protein LOC117318066 has product MEDFDINTELNKSTEIDTPKSREKVNEHLRSYQDTITRITTVRIYTAEFLERLRYVHLKHIAPNPQTGDNHGDVVQPPPATRNDLMTLEWTRYLPFFPAHLERACYIKLKPIAPNPQEGFKHSSIVPHSPATRDDMMTPAWSRYLPELPKSRSSHGWTSSPTQEEEVELRKKSDIRNKIWHNLFYKKDYSKAENGMCGFIYPVFYQ; this is encoded by the exons ATGGAAG ACTTTGACATTAACACAGAACTGAACAAATCTACAGAAATCGACACTCCTAAATCTAGAGAGAAAGTCAACGAACATCTCCGGAGTTATCAGGATACCATCACCAGGATTACAACAGTCAGAATCTACACGG CTGAATTTCTGGAGAGATTGAGATATGTCCATCTGAAACATATCGCTCCAAATCCACAGACCGGTGATAATCACG GAGACGTTGTCCAACCTCCTCCGGCCACTAGAAATGACCTGATGACCTTAGAATGGACAAGATACCTTCCGTTTTTCCCAG CTCACTTGGAAAGAGCATGCTACATCAAATTGAAGCCGATTGCACCAAACCCACAGGAAGGCTTCAAACACA GTTCTATTGTCCCTCATTCTCCGGCCACTAGAGACGACATGATGACCCCCGCGTGGTCAAGATATCTTCCAGAATTACCAA AATCCAGATCGTCTCACGGCTGGACCAGTTCCCCGACCCAGGAAGAGGAGGTCGAGCTGAGAAAGAAAAGTGACATCCGAAACAAAATATGGCACAACCTCTTCTACAAGAAAGATTACTCCAAAGCTGAAAATGGTATGTGTGGTTTTATTTACCCTGTCTTTTATCAATAA
- the LOC117337878 gene encoding uncharacterized protein LOC117337878 codes for MSPLVLLLAVIAGSISASSIRDYTGGNNVEDVFEHQDNVGTGSEETTNLPADNIDSEVVTDAEIHIEHSNMPCNEFYICAMQSPPPALLGSITKGFYISPGFLKKMCRYMKSSVGCYYQGDYADCPIVTEIVKSTTNMYRYMCVEPGRSAVLSILPCINNFEVQLQLILSSYGFSHSVKTIRDWPDQEPSNIALMMCRVMNNFYQDTGAEIESRCSAADRRIYENMAVIWSRSGLRDYNCTIEENNNTSL; via the exons CTTCTTCAATCCGAGATTATACCGGCGGAAATAACGTCGAGGATGTATTTGAACACCAAGACAACGTTGGCACCGGAAGTGAAGAAACTACCAATTTACCGGCTGACAACATCGACAGCGAGGTGGTTACCGATGCGGAAATTCATATAGAGCACTCCAACATGCCGTGCAATGAATTTTACATATGTGCTATGCAGAGTCCGCCCCCTGCACTTTTGGGGTCCATCACGAAGGGCTTCTACATTTCCCCTGGTTTCTTAAAGAAAATGTGCAG GTATATGAAGTCGTCAGTAGGCTGCTATTATCAGGGAGATTATGCCGACTGTCCCATTGTGACGGAGATTGTTAAATCTACAACCAACATGTATCGATACATGTGTGTTGAGCCAGGCAGATCAG CTGTACTGTCCATTCTTCCATGTATCAACAACTTCGAGGTCCAGTTACAACTGATTTTGTCATCTTATGGGTTTTCACATTCGGTTAAAACAATCAGGGATTGGCCAGACCAGGAGCCTTCAAATATCGCTTTGATGATGTGCAG GGTAATGAATAACTTCTACCAAGATACCGGAGCGGAGATCGAAAGCCGGTGTTCGGCAGCCGATCGTCGAATTTACGAAAACATGGCGGTGATTTGGTCGAGGTCTGGATTACGAGACTATAACTGTACGATTGAAGAAAACAACAACACGAGTCTCTAa